The following proteins are co-located in the Siansivirga zeaxanthinifaciens CC-SAMT-1 genome:
- a CDS encoding carboxypeptidase-like regulatory domain-containing protein — MRYFVTITFAFLCSNLLWTQSIERHDLEGQVFASSNDVEGVTIFNTSTNKGTITNEKGEFRIFAAENDILEISALQFQPQKITITKDVLKLKTLKLFLVEHVNSLDAVFLMFGLTGNINQDIENAGNAPVIQLNLGNLDNLEFFDDRSLDNRVVANALNSITNKGGLYNGVNFVSLFKGLLKSKKNKKSKTNNEKVPFTQHKTLTDIYTHKYISETFNMPLGQVEAFVAYVENKGIPENLYSEEQAFNRIDYLVKQRDLFLSLPNVKN, encoded by the coding sequence TTGAGATATTTTGTAACAATTACATTTGCGTTTTTATGTTCTAACTTATTATGGACTCAAAGCATAGAGCGTCACGATTTAGAGGGTCAAGTTTTTGCCAGTTCGAATGATGTCGAGGGCGTAACCATTTTTAATACATCTACCAACAAAGGAACAATAACCAATGAAAAAGGGGAGTTCCGTATTTTTGCTGCTGAAAATGATATATTAGAAATTTCGGCATTACAATTTCAACCACAAAAAATTACAATTACTAAGGATGTTTTAAAATTAAAAACACTCAAGTTGTTTTTAGTAGAGCATGTAAATAGTTTAGATGCCGTTTTTTTAATGTTTGGTCTTACAGGAAATATTAACCAAGATATTGAGAATGCTGGTAATGCGCCTGTTATTCAATTGAATTTAGGCAACTTAGATAACTTAGAGTTTTTTGATGATCGTTCGCTTGATAATAGGGTTGTTGCCAATGCGCTTAATTCAATTACCAATAAAGGTGGACTTTACAACGGAGTTAATTTTGTGAGCCTTTTTAAAGGTTTATTGAAATCTAAAAAGAATAAAAAGTCCAAAACAAATAATGAAAAGGTGCCATTTACTCAACACAAAACACTAACCGATATTTACACCCACAAGTATATTAGTGAGACCTTTAATATGCCTTTAGGACAAGTTGAAGCTTTTGTGGCGTATGTTGAGAATAAAGGCATTCCCGAAAATTTATATAGTGAAGAACAAGCGTTTAATCGAATTGATTATTTGGTAAAACAACGTGACTTATTTTTATCGCTTCCGAATGTTAAAAACTAA
- a CDS encoding DUF6702 family protein, producing the protein MKIFKITLFICAITFLSFTSLHKYYISVTQIEFVKEKHAVQIISRIFIDDLEKLLRERYDESITLVGPDEPEITNTYISKYLNEKFKVKINGKPVSVNFIGKEYDCDITKCYLEILNVKSIESIEISNQVLFDIFPDQQNIIKTKINSKEKSAIQILEKPTTLLKFN; encoded by the coding sequence ATGAAAATTTTTAAAATAACCCTATTCATTTGTGCCATTACATTTTTGTCTTTCACAAGTTTGCACAAATATTATATAAGTGTTACTCAAATAGAATTTGTTAAAGAAAAACATGCCGTTCAAATAATTTCTAGAATTTTTATTGACGATTTAGAAAAATTATTGCGAGAGCGTTACGACGAATCAATCACGCTCGTTGGACCAGATGAACCTGAAATTACCAATACTTATATTTCAAAATATTTAAACGAAAAGTTTAAAGTAAAAATTAATGGGAAGCCTGTTTCTGTAAATTTTATTGGTAAAGAATATGATTGCGATATTACAAAGTGTTACCTAGAAATTTTAAATGTAAAATCGATTGAATCGATTGAAATAAGTAATCAAGTCTTGTTTGATATTTTTCCAGATCAACAAAATATTATTAAAACAAAAATCAATTCAAAAGAAAAAAGTGCCATTCAAATTCTAGAAAAGCCTACCACTCTGTTAAAATTTAACTAA
- a CDS encoding M1 family metallopeptidase codes for MIKLKYYFFSVVLISASLFSQEQTPVREQGHTDQNKFRQMKDVLPTPNESRTASGAPGHLYTQQQVDYSINILLDEEKNKIFGDENITYHNNSKDKLEYLWVQLDQNMRSRTSKTPDIATESFNAPFNGVQSFTKANLKKQFDGGFNIDYVKNENGGDLSYTINQTMMRINLPKPLAPGETFKFSIKWNYNINDINVDGGRSGLETFPDGNNNYTIAQFYPRLCVYDNVEGWQNMQFWGRSEFALEFGDFDVKITVPADHIMEATGDLQNAKDILTKEQLKRLDQAKKSFKDPVFIVTEAEAKVAETKRSTKTKTWHYKAENVRDFAFATSRKYIWDAMAVNINGRAVMAISLYPKEGNPLWEEHSTRVVANTLEEYSKLTFDYPYNKAVSVHSERQGMEYPMICFNFGRPNADGTYSERTKHGMIGVITHEVGHNFFPMIVNSDERQWTWMDEGLNSFVETLAELDYDPEYETGNLPKNIVPYMGGDQSYISPIMSQGDYVYQFGPNAYTKPAAGLYMLRQTIMGSELFDYAFRTYAQRWMFKHPTPADFFRTMEDASAMDLDWFWRGWFYTTDYTDIGVKEVKKYYLTDKPTEQAEEAAKRYNMNLEDYKDKLIYYAEAQDGVTPKDEKKISDFKVLNDYLQTLSPAEKADLNKAPNYFYEVTFDKPGGLVMPIIVEITFEDGSKERKTFPAQIWRYNDKEVKKIFKTEKAIASIVVDPDLETADVDTTNNTWPNKEEKSKFDQFKEKVKG; via the coding sequence ATGATTAAACTTAAGTATTATTTCTTCAGTGTAGTTCTTATTTCTGCCAGCTTATTCTCGCAAGAGCAAACCCCAGTAAGAGAACAAGGTCATACAGATCAAAACAAGTTCAGACAAATGAAAGATGTGTTGCCTACCCCAAATGAGAGTAGAACAGCTTCAGGTGCTCCAGGTCATTTATACACACAACAACAGGTAGATTATTCTATCAATATTTTGTTGGATGAAGAAAAAAATAAAATTTTTGGCGACGAAAATATAACCTATCACAATAATTCTAAAGATAAGTTAGAATATTTATGGGTTCAGTTAGATCAAAACATGAGATCGAGAACCTCTAAAACTCCAGATATCGCCACAGAAAGTTTTAACGCTCCTTTTAATGGGGTACAATCTTTTACAAAAGCTAATTTAAAAAAGCAATTTGATGGCGGTTTTAACATCGATTATGTTAAAAATGAAAATGGTGGCGATTTATCATACACAATTAATCAAACCATGATGCGCATTAATTTACCAAAGCCACTAGCGCCAGGGGAAACTTTCAAATTTAGCATCAAATGGAATTATAATATTAATGATATTAATGTTGATGGTGGTCGTTCTGGTTTAGAAACCTTTCCAGATGGAAATAATAACTACACCATTGCACAGTTTTATCCCAGACTATGTGTGTATGATAATGTTGAAGGTTGGCAAAATATGCAATTCTGGGGACGCAGTGAATTTGCTTTAGAGTTTGGAGATTTTGATGTAAAAATTACCGTTCCTGCCGATCATATTATGGAAGCGACAGGCGACTTGCAAAATGCCAAAGATATTTTAACGAAAGAACAATTAAAACGTTTAGATCAAGCTAAAAAATCGTTTAAAGATCCAGTTTTTATTGTAACCGAAGCAGAAGCTAAAGTGGCAGAAACAAAGCGTAGTACAAAAACTAAAACATGGCATTATAAAGCCGAGAATGTTCGGGATTTTGCTTTTGCAACATCTAGAAAATATATATGGGATGCCATGGCTGTAAATATTAACGGACGCGCTGTTATGGCTATTTCATTATATCCTAAAGAAGGAAATCCACTTTGGGAAGAGCACTCCACTCGTGTAGTTGCCAATACTTTAGAAGAATACTCTAAATTAACATTTGATTACCCATACAACAAAGCCGTATCGGTACATTCAGAAAGACAAGGTATGGAGTACCCAATGATTTGCTTCAACTTTGGGAGACCAAATGCCGACGGCACTTATTCAGAGCGTACAAAACATGGAATGATTGGGGTAATTACCCACGAAGTTGGTCATAACTTTTTCCCAATGATTGTAAACAGCGACGAGCGCCAGTGGACGTGGATGGACGAAGGCTTAAACTCTTTTGTTGAGACCTTAGCAGAGCTAGATTACGATCCAGAATACGAAACAGGAAACCTGCCTAAAAATATTGTGCCTTACATGGGCGGTGATCAAAGTTATATTTCACCAATCATGTCTCAAGGCGATTATGTATACCAATTTGGACCCAATGCATACACCAAACCAGCTGCTGGTTTATATATGTTAAGACAAACCATCATGGGGTCAGAATTATTCGATTATGCTTTTAGAACTTACGCGCAACGTTGGATGTTTAAACACCCAACACCAGCCGATTTCTTCCGAACCATGGAAGATGCTTCTGCAATGGATTTAGATTGGTTCTGGAGAGGTTGGTTCTACACCACAGACTACACCGATATAGGTGTTAAAGAGGTTAAAAAATATTATTTAACAGACAAACCAACAGAGCAAGCCGAAGAAGCTGCTAAACGTTATAACATGAATCTTGAGGATTATAAAGATAAATTAATTTATTATGCCGAAGCTCAAGATGGTGTGACGCCTAAAGACGAAAAGAAAATATCAGATTTTAAAGTTTTAAACGATTATTTACAAACATTAAGTCCTGCCGAAAAAGCAGATTTAAACAAGGCGCCTAATTATTTTTACGAAGTAACGTTCGATAAGCCAGGCGGATTAGTAATGCCTATTATTGTTGAAATTACTTTTGAAGATGGCTCTAAAGAAAGAAAAACATTCCCAGCACAAATTTGGAGATACAACGATAAAGAGGTTAAAAAAATATTTAAAACTGAAAAAGCTATTGCTAGTATTGTTGTCGATCCAGATTTAGAAACTGCCGATGTCGATACTACAAACAATACTTGGCCTAATAAAGAAGAGAAAAGTAAATTCGATCAATTTAAAGAGAAAGTAAAAGGATAA